Proteins from a genomic interval of Arvicola amphibius chromosome 10, mArvAmp1.2, whole genome shotgun sequence:
- the LOC119824996 gene encoding glycolipid transfer protein — MALLAEHLLKPLPADRQIETGPFLEAVAHLPPFFDCLGSPVFTPIKADISGNITKIKAVYDTDPAKFRTLQNILEVEKGMYGAEWPKVGATLALLWLKRGLRFIQVFLQSICDGERDENHPNLIRVNANKAYEMALKKYHGWLVQKIFKAALYAAPYKSDFLKALSKGQNVTEEECLEKIRLFLVNYTATIDAIYDMYTKMNAELDYTV, encoded by the exons ATGGCGCTGCTGGCCGAGCACCTGCTCAAGCCGCTGCCCGCGGACCGGCAGATCGAGACCGGGCCCTTCCTGGAGGCGGTGGCCCACCTGCCGCCCTTCTTCG ATTGCCTTGGGTCCCCAGTGTTTACGCCCATCAAGGCAGACATAAGTGGGAACATCACT AAAATTAAAGCCGTCTATGACACTGACCCAGCCAAGTTCAGGACCCTGCAGAACATCCTGGAAGTGGAGAAGGGCATGTATGGAGCGGAGTGGCCCAAAGTGGGGGCCACACTGGCACTGCTCTGGCTGAAAAG GGGCCTGCGCTTCATCCAGGTGTTCCTGCAGAGTATCTGTGACGGGGAACGGGATGAGAACCACCCTAACCTCATCCGTGTAAATGCCAACAAGGCCTATGAGATGGCCCTAAAGAAGTACCACGGCTGGCTAGTGCAGAAGATCTTCAAG gcagcaCTGTATGCAGCACCCTACAAGTCTGACTTCCTGAAGGCTCTCTCCAAGGGGCAGAACGTGACGGAGGAGGAGTGCCTTGAGAAGATCCGCCTCTTCCTGGTCAACTACACAGCCACCATCGACGCCATCTATGACATGTACACCAAGATGAACGCAGAGCTGGACTATACGGTGTGA